A portion of the Malania oleifera isolate guangnan ecotype guangnan chromosome 3, ASM2987363v1, whole genome shotgun sequence genome contains these proteins:
- the LOC131150340 gene encoding uncharacterized mitochondrial protein AtMg00820-like, producing the protein MVAPHPSISFHLSSLISYALLSPSFTLFSSTISSQQGPQSFNQVAKDPDWCKARETEIAALEPNNTWVLTDLPPRKSPIACKYVYKSKYNSDGTLERKKAGLVAHDFTQQEGVDYHETFSLIAKIVTVCTLLALVAIKRWHLK; encoded by the coding sequence ATGGTAGCCCCTCACCCAAGTATTTCTTTTCATCTGTCTTCTTTAATTTCTTATGCACTTTTATCAccttcttttactttattttcttCTACCATTTCTTCACAACAAGGCCCACAATCTTTCAATCAAGTTGCCAAGGACCCTGATTGGTGCAAAGCAAGGGAAACTGAAATTGCTGCCTTAGAACCCAACAACACCTGGGTCCTTACAGATTTACCTCCTAGGAAATCTCCAATTGCTTGCAAATATGTGTATAAAAGCAAATACAATTCTGATGGTACTCTTGAAAGGAAGAAAGCAGGCTTAGTTGCTCATGATTTTACTCAGCAAGAGggagtggattatcatgaaactTTTTCTCTCATTGCCAAAATTGTTACAGTTTGCACCCTGCTTGCCTTGGTTGCCATTAAACGATGGCATTTGAAGTAG
- the LOC131151718 gene encoding serine carboxypeptidase-like 33 — protein sequence MACSCSPPFKKLCFSLFFLLASFINPTRIKASSSPSSSPLDGVFLESDRVTNLPGQPQTPSVSHFSGHITVHALHGRSLFYWFFEALSQPSHKPLLLWLNGGPGCSSVGYGAAVELGPLLVSNNGADLHFNNFTWATEANVLFVESPAGVGFSYTNISSDLSMLDDEFVAEDAYNFLVNWLQRFPQFKDRDFFIAGESYAGHYVPQLAELIYERNKQGAKYPSINLKGFIVGNPETDNYYDYKGLLEYAWSHSVISDEDYNKTKQVCDFKTFVWSRECNDAMNVVFEKYDEIDIYNIYAPKCFLNSASSVGHANFRFSMDKVKSYGWRRKRLAGGYDPCYSKYAEEYFNRVDVQSSLHVKNNGNVKWTVCNNSILRAYNFTNFSVLPIYTKLIKGGLRIWIYSGDTDGRVPVIGSRYCIEALGLPLKSPWRSWHHQAQVGGRMVEYEGLTFVTVRGAGHLVPLNKPSHSLSLIHSFLSGDPLP from the exons ATGGCCTGTTCTTGTTCACCTCCATTTAAGAAACTCTGTTTTTCTCTGTTCTTCCTCCTTGCTTCCTTTATTAACCCTACACGCATTAAAGCGTCATCATCACCGTCATCGTCACCATTAGACGGAGTTTTCTTGGAATCCGACAGAGTAACTAATCTTCCGGGCCAACCCCAGACTCCCTCCGTCTCCCACTTCTCAGGCCATATCACCGTCCACGCACTCCATGGGAGGTCTCTGTTCTACTGGTTCTTCGAAGCTCTGTCCCAACCTTCCCACAAACCCCTCCTCCTCTGGCTCAATGGAG GACCTGGGTGTTCATCAGTTGGGTATGGAGCTGCTGTGGAGTTGGGTCCTCTGTTAGTCAGCAACAATGGAGCAGATCTTCACTTCAATAACTTCACTTGGGCTACag AAGCCAATGTGCTGTTTGTGGAATCCCCTGCTGGAGTTGGATTCTCTTACACCAACATCTCCTCTGATCTCTCCATGTTGGATGATGAATTTGTAG CTGAGGATGCATACAACTTCTTGGTGAATTGGCTGCAAAGATTTCCACAGTTCAAAGACCGTGATTTCTTCATAGCAGGGGAGAGTTACGCAG GACACTACGTGCCTCAACTGGCTGAGCTTATATATGAAAGAAACAAGCAAGGGGCCAAATACCCTTCAATCAATCTCAAAGGCTTCATA GTGGGAAATCCCGAAACCGACAATTACTACGATTACAAAGGCTTGCTAGAGTATGCTTGGAGCCACTCTGTGATATCGGACGAAGATTATAACAAGACCAAACAAGTTTGTGATTTCAAGACCTTCGTTtggtctcgtgaatgtaacgacGCCATGAACGTCGTATTTGAGAAATACGACGAGATCGACATCTACAATATTTATGCCCCTAAATGTTTCCTTAATAGCGCATCTTCGGTCGGCCATGCCAACTTCAGGTTTTCCATGGATAAG gtaAAAAGTTATGGGTGGAGGAGGAAGAGACTTGCAGGAGGCTATGACCCATGCTACTCCAAATACGCAGAAGAGTATTTCAACAGGGTAGATGTTCAGTCTTCTCTCCATGTTAAAAACAATGGGAATGTCAAATGGACTGTGTGCAA CAACTCCATCTTAAGGGCGTATAATTTTACTAATTTTTCCGTCCTACCCATCTACACGAAGCTCATCAAAGGCGGCCTCAGAATTTGGATTTACAG TGGGGACACAGATGGTAGGGTGCCAGTCATAGGGTCAAGATACTGCATAGAAGCTCTAGGCCTCCCTCTCAAGTCTCCTTGGCGCTCTTGGCACCACCAAGCTCAG GTAGGAGGGAGGATGGTGGAGTATGAAGGGTTGACATTTGTGACAGTGAGAGGGGCAGGGCACTTGGTACCTCTGAACAAGCCCAGCCACTCTCTCTCCCTCATCCACTCTTTCCTCTCCGGTGATCCTCTCCcttaa